One window from the genome of Natrialba magadii ATCC 43099 encodes:
- a CDS encoding MFS transporter, with protein sequence MDDTTTADGQAEYSSRRRYLIIGSVVASTFFVGFGGGVIFPILPNLGELLGISPFLVGFILSANRFSRLVANAPAGSLVDRIGTRTPFIAGLLIQSVGTFGYVIAMVAPLPEAWFLLARLVWGIGSALVFATAYTIAADVSKGGSRGTSMGLIRGGSIFGFPTGLVLGGIVSEVAGINAAFIVATAFALVASVMAYMTVPETHVEGENRQTVSPWNIDTSLTTVTVGLVNFAVLFAYIGALFATLVLFLDEHGIGVLGFDAQGTSGIFMAVTVLAAAVFMFLGGFVSDRTNSRIPTLLVFLVVSFVGFILLAGADSVATLTLACIFIGAGQGGTSGPLMALLADLTPNDEMGRAAGTNNVLGDVGGGLGPLISIPIVEVVGFAPVYAACAVMPLIAGAILLGGVYRETGMLLPATRLRGGINESLDD encoded by the coding sequence GTGGACGATACGACGACTGCAGACGGACAAGCGGAATACAGTTCGAGACGACGGTATCTCATCATCGGCTCCGTCGTTGCCAGTACCTTCTTCGTCGGCTTCGGCGGCGGTGTTATCTTTCCGATTCTACCAAACCTCGGTGAACTGCTCGGAATCTCGCCGTTTCTTGTCGGCTTTATCCTGAGTGCGAACCGGTTTTCGCGGCTCGTCGCGAACGCACCCGCCGGGAGCCTCGTCGACCGCATCGGCACCCGAACGCCGTTCATCGCTGGCCTGCTCATCCAGAGTGTCGGTACGTTCGGCTACGTCATCGCGATGGTCGCACCGCTTCCCGAGGCCTGGTTCCTCCTCGCGCGACTCGTCTGGGGGATCGGCAGCGCGCTCGTCTTCGCGACAGCGTACACCATCGCTGCAGACGTCAGCAAGGGCGGTTCGCGCGGAACCAGCATGGGGCTCATCCGCGGCGGGAGTATCTTTGGCTTCCCGACGGGACTCGTCCTCGGGGGTATCGTGAGTGAAGTCGCCGGTATCAACGCCGCGTTCATCGTCGCCACGGCGTTCGCACTGGTCGCGAGCGTGATGGCCTACATGACCGTTCCAGAGACCCACGTCGAGGGAGAGAATCGCCAGACCGTCTCCCCGTGGAACATCGACACGAGCCTGACCACCGTCACCGTCGGTCTGGTCAACTTCGCCGTCCTGTTTGCCTACATCGGCGCGCTGTTCGCGACGCTCGTCCTCTTCCTCGACGAACACGGCATCGGTGTTCTCGGCTTCGACGCACAGGGGACGTCGGGTATCTTCATGGCCGTTACCGTCCTCGCCGCGGCCGTCTTCATGTTCCTTGGCGGTTTCGTGAGCGATCGAACCAACTCGCGTATCCCGACACTGCTCGTCTTTCTGGTCGTCTCGTTCGTCGGCTTTATCCTCCTCGCTGGTGCCGACTCGGTCGCAACGCTCACCCTCGCGTGTATCTTCATCGGCGCTGGCCAGGGTGGGACGAGCGGCCCCCTCATGGCGTTGCTCGCCGACCTCACACCGAACGACGAGATGGGACGCGCCGCCGGGACCAACAACGTCCTCGGCGACGTCGGCGGCGGACTTGGCCCGCTGATTTCCATCCCGATCGTCGAAGTCGTCGGCTTCGCACCGGTGTACGCTGCCTGCGCGGTCATGCCGCTGATCGCCGGTGCAATCTTGCTCGGCGGCGTCTACCGGGAAACCGGCATGTTGCTCCCCGCAACGCGGCTGCGCGGTGGCATCAACGAATCGCTCGACGATTGA
- a CDS encoding MutS-related protein: MDLESIPGVGEKTARALSDLDDPERALRAGDVATIASAPGITQGRAARIARGAIRLEHDDAGGFLATDRAREIYREILSLLKQRTVTDYAAQRVETFYPSSRRSRIEEVQTFAREAISREASPAVLEALEGVEPLRTPGDVRVRERCLATTDAERYSAAREAIPELSVEVVEDAQGLAELARGYSTVIALDESFAGVTVEGDVQVRPDALESPAEIVPERPLAFFARNRDRITAAIDVHRTAGLADEVDCDLDALEDGLSRLEPDGTVAGDDELDRLTVAADDLDAAVGTAETVANDHLRDAIREEDVTIEGSDLLSLVERGAGVDSLLSRELADEFAAAVDAAREHLIDSLDLDAGEAELARRIFGDEPTFPVERDEDATARLREELVAAKERRAGKLKRELAADLADQRDGARELVRGALELDVELAIARFSRDFECTMPEFVWDADGGGSGGGGGSGSGDGGGSGGGSGSGDGGGDDATNATTGFTIEAGRSPLLDEPLEKIDPVDYEVSGVALLSGVNSGGKTSLLDLVASVVVLAHMGLPVPTERAELRRFDDLHYHAKTQGTLDAGAFESTVREFADLAQGGEGSLVLVDELESITEPGASAKIIAGILEALHENGATAVFVSHLADEIREMAGFAVTVDGIEAVGLVDGELEVNRSPVKNHLARSTPELIVEKLATEATEASASDTVRANGGTETVSEPQFYDRLLEKFD, translated from the coding sequence ATGGACCTCGAGTCGATTCCGGGTGTCGGCGAGAAGACCGCCCGGGCGCTGTCGGACCTCGACGATCCCGAGCGGGCGCTGCGCGCGGGCGACGTCGCGACGATCGCGTCCGCCCCCGGCATCACGCAGGGACGGGCCGCCCGGATCGCACGCGGTGCGATCCGCCTCGAACACGACGACGCTGGCGGCTTCCTCGCCACCGACCGCGCCAGAGAGATCTATCGCGAGATCCTCTCGTTGCTCAAGCAACGAACAGTCACGGACTATGCCGCCCAGCGCGTCGAAACGTTCTACCCGAGTTCGCGCCGCTCGCGCATCGAGGAGGTCCAGACGTTCGCCCGCGAGGCAATCTCGCGTGAGGCCAGCCCCGCCGTCCTCGAGGCACTCGAGGGCGTCGAACCGCTCCGAACGCCCGGCGACGTTCGCGTCCGCGAGCGCTGTCTCGCGACGACCGACGCCGAGCGCTACTCCGCGGCCCGCGAGGCGATTCCCGAACTCTCCGTCGAAGTCGTCGAGGACGCCCAGGGACTCGCCGAACTCGCTCGCGGCTACTCGACCGTTATCGCGCTCGACGAGTCCTTCGCCGGCGTCACCGTCGAGGGCGATGTCCAGGTCAGACCGGACGCACTCGAGTCCCCCGCCGAAATCGTCCCCGAGCGCCCGCTCGCGTTTTTCGCACGAAATCGGGATCGGATCACGGCCGCGATCGACGTTCACCGGACCGCTGGCCTCGCAGACGAGGTCGACTGCGACCTCGACGCACTCGAGGACGGCCTCTCGCGACTCGAACCGGACGGGACCGTTGCCGGCGACGACGAACTCGACCGGCTGACGGTCGCCGCTGACGATCTGGACGCCGCGGTCGGCACCGCCGAAACTGTCGCGAACGACCACCTCCGGGACGCGATCCGCGAGGAGGACGTGACCATCGAGGGGTCGGACCTCCTCTCGCTTGTCGAACGCGGCGCTGGCGTCGACTCGCTGCTCTCGCGGGAACTCGCCGACGAGTTCGCCGCGGCCGTCGACGCCGCGCGCGAGCACCTGATCGACTCGCTCGACCTCGACGCGGGCGAGGCGGAACTCGCGCGACGCATCTTCGGCGACGAACCGACCTTCCCTGTCGAGCGCGACGAGGACGCCACCGCTCGACTGCGTGAGGAACTCGTCGCAGCCAAGGAGCGCCGTGCTGGCAAACTCAAGCGCGAACTGGCGGCCGACCTCGCCGATCAGCGCGACGGCGCGCGGGAACTCGTTCGAGGCGCACTCGAGTTGGACGTCGAACTCGCGATTGCCCGGTTCTCCCGGGACTTCGAGTGTACGATGCCGGAGTTCGTCTGGGACGCTGACGGCGGCGGTAGCGGTGGCGGTGGGGGTAGCGGTAGTGGTGACGGTGGCGGTAGCGGTGGCGGTAGCGGTAGCGGTGACGGTGGCGGTGATGACGCCACGAACGCCACCACCGGCTTCACCATCGAGGCCGGTCGCTCACCGCTGCTCGACGAACCGCTCGAGAAAATCGATCCCGTCGACTACGAAGTGTCGGGTGTCGCGCTCCTCTCGGGGGTCAACAGCGGCGGGAAGACCTCGCTGCTCGACCTCGTCGCGAGCGTCGTCGTCCTCGCGCACATGGGGCTGCCAGTCCCCACCGAGCGCGCGGAACTGCGCCGGTTCGACGACTTACACTACCATGCGAAGACCCAGGGCACCCTCGACGCTGGCGCGTTCGAGTCCACCGTCCGCGAGTTCGCCGACCTCGCCCAGGGCGGCGAAGGCTCGCTCGTGCTCGTCGACGAACTCGAGAGCATCACGGAACCGGGCGCGTCGGCGAAGATCATCGCCGGGATTCTGGAAGCCCTGCACGAAAACGGCGCGACGGCAGTCTTCGTCTCCCACCTGGCCGACGAGATCCGTGAGATGGCCGGCTTCGCGGTGACCGTCGACGGCATCGAGGCCGTCGGACTGGTCGATGGGGAACTCGAGGTGAACCGCTCGCCGGTGAAGAACCACCTCGCGCGTTCGACGCCGGAACTGATCGTCGAGAAGTTGGCGACGGAGGCGACGGAAGCGAGCGCGAGCGACACGGTGCGTGCGAACGGCGGCACCGAGACCGTGTCGGAGCCGCAGTTCTACGACCGGCTACTCGAGAAGTTCGACTGA
- a CDS encoding Yip1 family protein — translation MERSLLHSLHLFLRSPSRFFEEHDPATTLPLAIGIVVTFSLALVLSVYFVASVLGGTIEGTVTVDNPNRPPEWVCDGHTSGMHDASNCDEPETIERDGSELFADAVTDYVGYAAILPFLMWVIGGLVLFAAGRLANGSPSLGGTFALAGWAAVPEFARLVAGLLAITVALSDVTITQFEQAPDVIEVALASVEPVLVLATVATTIWQWALLTGGVQQDADLSRAAAGVAVGVPLVIVLLLSLA, via the coding sequence ATGGAACGGTCCCTGCTGCACTCCCTCCACCTGTTCCTCCGGAGTCCGTCGAGATTCTTCGAGGAACACGACCCGGCTACAACGCTCCCGCTCGCGATCGGTATCGTTGTTACGTTCTCGCTCGCGCTCGTCCTCTCGGTCTATTTCGTCGCATCAGTTCTCGGCGGGACGATTGAGGGGACAGTCACCGTCGACAACCCGAATCGGCCGCCAGAGTGGGTGTGTGACGGTCACACCAGCGGCATGCACGATGCAAGCAACTGTGACGAGCCAGAAACCATCGAACGTGACGGGAGCGAGCTATTTGCCGACGCTGTGACCGACTACGTGGGTTACGCAGCCATCCTTCCGTTCCTCATGTGGGTCATTGGCGGCCTCGTCCTGTTCGCCGCCGGCAGACTCGCGAACGGATCGCCCTCGCTCGGCGGCACGTTCGCACTGGCCGGCTGGGCAGCGGTTCCAGAGTTCGCACGACTGGTGGCCGGTCTGCTCGCGATCACAGTTGCGCTCTCGGACGTGACTATTACCCAGTTCGAACAGGCGCCGGACGTGATCGAAGTGGCGCTCGCGTCCGTCGAACCGGTGCTCGTCCTCGCCACCGTCGCGACCACCATCTGGCAGTGGGCCCTGCTTACCGGCGGTGTCCAGCAAGACGCCGACCTGTCGCGAGCGGCTGCCGGCGTCGCAGTCGGTGTCCCGCTCGTGATCGTGTTGCTGCTCAGTCTGGCCTAG
- a CDS encoding DUF6789 family protein, with the protein MSVLARLPSSLVPQSVRDQSETDSGGASATQSAPASTPPRDRSRTAHVAGAAVRGLQAGFVATLIMTAFRLPILRSLPPSANFWTQYVARDDSDPGDHPIAGLVLHLLYGVQAGAIFGGLFALQDAERSIEPEQRGIVWGSVFGMALSAFGSQFMLKELLDVRLENDELALFHASHLVYGIALGAWVGSRTEGVEDPAREYGYNDE; encoded by the coding sequence ATGTCTGTACTCGCTCGGCTCCCATCATCGCTCGTTCCACAGTCCGTCCGAGATCAGTCAGAAACAGATAGCGGGGGCGCGTCGGCAACTCAATCTGCGCCCGCATCCACGCCGCCGCGCGATCGGTCGCGGACAGCGCACGTTGCCGGTGCCGCTGTCCGCGGCTTGCAGGCTGGCTTCGTCGCGACACTCATCATGACCGCGTTCCGCCTCCCGATCTTGCGCTCGCTACCACCCTCCGCAAACTTCTGGACGCAGTACGTCGCTCGTGACGACTCCGATCCGGGTGACCACCCGATCGCGGGGCTCGTCTTGCACCTCCTCTACGGCGTGCAGGCCGGTGCCATCTTCGGCGGCCTCTTCGCGCTTCAGGACGCAGAGCGCTCGATCGAACCCGAACAGCGCGGCATCGTCTGGGGGAGCGTCTTCGGCATGGCGCTCTCGGCATTTGGCTCGCAGTTCATGCTGAAAGAGTTACTCGACGTCCGTCTCGAGAACGACGAACTCGCGCTGTTCCACGCCAGCCACCTCGTCTACGGCATCGCACTCGGTGCCTGGGTCGGCTCGCGCACCGAAGGCGTCGAAGACCCAGCGCGGGAGTACGGCTACAACGACGAGTGA
- a CDS encoding PAS domain S-box protein → MSRRSGASESLWDDVEGERRVERYRALARAIDGGLCQCDEHGDIEVVDDRFRSLTGYPGEELTDTHISALFDNAGIAAIDDVLTSPSEDDVVETAVDVQTASGDPLSCTVRVTRVPPAGDAREDELDSVLCFVRERGGGSTVGSEPVPEVDGASERTVELEPESEPEMEPGPESESKPKSESKSPLELTSSETDRASADSIKAALNGASIGAIVLDGSFEIKWIDETAETILGLDRESVLGRPKHAVVEEQLADRVVEPPSFVSQAGYGRRESDEDDETPTDTAGSDNESQHTTDEAPPADTLEFKLVDDRGKRWLEYQSKPIKTGAYAGGRVEFYDDITDRKRSEGQLKKSQEAFNTLVDTVEEYAIFRLDEDGRIISWNEGAHQIKGYDRDEILGEHFSTFYTDEDRAMNVPERNLQAALETGSAEDEGWRVRSDGSQFWANVTITPIRAADGTHQGFLKVTRDMTDRRNREQELETELQRVFNRVSDALYAVDNEFRFTLVNDRAEELLGYPEADLLGESLWDVFPSAAEIDDVWDAFHTARDEQIPTDYELYYPRLGFWVEANLYPSETGISVYFRDVSERKQREQALEESKQRYRTIAEYFPNGVVALFDHDLEYTLAAGQGFEKIDEEPSEIEGASFENTWTPETRDTLEPVLRSALEGDEQSVEFWHDDREWMLYAVPVTDSEGTVFAGMTMAHDITERKENQRKLEETVAQLEESNKRLEQFAYAASHDLQEPLRMVSSYLQLIERRYSDAFDEDGEEFLEYAVDGAERMRRMIDGLLAYSRVETRGDPLEPIDLDDVFANVREDLQLQIAETNAEITVADDGLPRVRGDANQLRQVFQNLLENALEYSGDDRPRIHVDAESRFRDRRREWVISVHDEGIGIESSDQDRVFEVFERLHNPEDHPGTGIGLALCERIVERHGGEMWIESEPGAWTTVSFTVPAA, encoded by the coding sequence ATGTCGCGTCGATCGGGGGCATCCGAGTCGTTGTGGGATGATGTCGAGGGTGAGCGTAGAGTGGAACGATATCGTGCGCTCGCCCGAGCGATCGACGGCGGACTCTGCCAGTGTGACGAACACGGCGACATCGAGGTCGTCGACGACCGCTTCCGGTCGCTCACCGGCTACCCGGGTGAGGAACTCACGGACACACACATTTCAGCGCTCTTTGACAATGCTGGTATCGCAGCAATCGACGATGTCCTCACGTCCCCCTCCGAGGACGACGTCGTCGAGACTGCGGTCGACGTCCAAACCGCAAGCGGGGACCCTCTGTCGTGTACCGTGCGAGTTACTCGAGTCCCACCAGCGGGAGATGCACGCGAGGACGAGTTAGATAGCGTCCTCTGTTTTGTTCGTGAACGGGGTGGCGGTTCGACAGTGGGATCGGAACCGGTTCCTGAGGTGGACGGGGCATCGGAGCGGACTGTGGAACTCGAACCGGAGTCAGAACCAGAGATGGAACCGGGGCCAGAATCAGAATCGAAACCAAAATCAGAGTCGAAATCCCCCCTGGAACTAACCAGTTCGGAAACGGATCGCGCCTCGGCGGATTCGATCAAAGCCGCGCTAAACGGGGCCAGCATCGGCGCGATCGTCCTCGACGGCTCGTTCGAGATCAAATGGATCGACGAAACTGCCGAAACGATCCTCGGTCTCGACCGTGAGTCAGTTCTCGGCCGGCCCAAACACGCCGTCGTCGAGGAACAGCTCGCCGACCGAGTCGTCGAACCGCCGTCGTTCGTCAGTCAGGCTGGGTACGGACGCAGAGAGAGCGACGAAGACGACGAGACGCCAACCGACACAGCTGGGAGCGACAACGAGAGTCAACACACCACCGACGAAGCGCCACCCGCTGACACCCTCGAGTTCAAACTCGTCGACGACCGCGGCAAGCGCTGGCTCGAGTACCAGAGCAAGCCGATCAAGACCGGCGCGTACGCCGGCGGTCGGGTCGAGTTCTACGACGATATCACCGACCGGAAGCGCTCCGAGGGACAGCTCAAAAAGAGCCAGGAGGCGTTCAACACCCTCGTCGACACCGTCGAAGAATATGCGATCTTTCGGCTGGACGAAGACGGCCGTATCATCAGCTGGAACGAGGGTGCACACCAGATCAAAGGCTACGACCGTGACGAAATCCTCGGCGAGCACTTCTCGACGTTCTACACCGACGAAGACCGGGCGATGAACGTTCCCGAACGGAATCTCCAGGCCGCACTCGAGACCGGCTCGGCCGAAGACGAGGGCTGGCGCGTCAGGAGCGATGGGTCACAGTTCTGGGCGAACGTCACGATCACGCCAATTCGAGCCGCCGACGGCACCCATCAGGGCTTTCTGAAGGTAACGCGCGATATGACCGACCGGCGAAACCGGGAACAGGAGCTCGAAACCGAACTCCAGCGCGTGTTCAACCGCGTGTCCGACGCACTGTATGCGGTCGACAACGAGTTCCGATTCACACTCGTCAACGACCGCGCCGAAGAGTTGCTCGGCTACCCCGAAGCGGATCTCCTCGGCGAGTCTCTCTGGGACGTCTTCCCGTCGGCGGCTGAAATCGACGACGTCTGGGACGCGTTCCACACCGCACGGGACGAACAGATCCCAACGGACTACGAACTCTACTATCCCCGGCTCGGCTTCTGGGTCGAAGCCAACCTCTACCCGTCCGAAACCGGCATCTCGGTCTACTTCCGGGACGTAAGCGAGCGAAAACAGCGCGAACAGGCGTTAGAGGAATCGAAACAGCGCTACCGGACCATCGCCGAGTACTTCCCGAACGGCGTCGTCGCCCTGTTCGACCACGACCTCGAGTACACCCTCGCAGCGGGACAGGGCTTCGAGAAAATCGACGAGGAACCGTCCGAAATCGAAGGGGCGAGCTTCGAAAACACCTGGACACCGGAGACGCGGGACACACTCGAGCCCGTGCTTCGAAGCGCACTCGAGGGCGACGAGCAGTCGGTCGAATTCTGGCACGATGACAGAGAGTGGATGCTGTACGCGGTTCCGGTAACCGACAGTGAGGGGACCGTCTTCGCCGGCATGACGATGGCCCACGACATCACCGAGCGCAAGGAGAACCAGCGCAAGCTCGAGGAAACGGTCGCCCAGCTCGAGGAGTCGAACAAACGCCTCGAGCAGTTCGCCTACGCGGCCTCCCACGACCTGCAAGAGCCCCTGCGGATGGTCTCGAGCTATCTCCAGCTGATCGAACGGCGCTACAGCGACGCGTTCGACGAAGACGGCGAGGAGTTCCTCGAGTACGCCGTCGACGGCGCAGAGCGAATGCGCCGGATGATCGACGGCCTGCTCGCGTACTCCCGCGTCGAAACGCGCGGCGATCCGCTCGAACCCATCGACCTCGATGACGTCTTCGCAAACGTCCGCGAAGACCTCCAGCTACAGATCGCCGAGACGAACGCCGAGATCACCGTCGCCGACGACGGTCTCCCCCGCGTCCGAGGCGACGCCAACCAGTTGCGACAGGTCTTCCAGAACCTGCTCGAGAACGCACTCGAGTACAGCGGCGACGACCGACCGCGGATACACGTCGATGCCGAGTCGCGGTTTCGCGACCGGCGGCGCGAGTGGGTAATTTCGGTCCACGATGAGGGAATCGGAATCGAGTCGTCGGATCAGGATCGGGTGTTCGAGGTGTTCGAGCGGTTGCACAACCCTGAGGACCACCCGGGAACGGGGATCGGACTGGCGCTCTGTGAGCGAATCGTCGAGCGCCACGGCGGCGAGATGTGGATCGAGAGCGAGCCGGGTGCGTGGACGACGGTTTCGTTTACGGTGCCAGCAGCCTAA
- a CDS encoding metallophosphoesterase family protein, protein MARPHTGQLLARFARPTAAEPTRIAILSDVHLATDATGTWKVFHRTERHLRAAVSAVNDRAFDGVVVAGDLTRNGTPSEFDLFDDLDEFDPPVVAVPGNHDFPTTFDEHDSLPIRSFEDRYTPDGLPFHVQFGDLHVFGLDSHAATPGSPAETWDGRIDSAQLMWLDEALSAADPDTSMVVVHHNLPATGDLYERYRAELPVEGTVPGFTNPEPLVELLVQHDVSLVVTGHLHFSAVERADGVTELTVPAVSSFPHALVALESDPRGTTVRLVPLTDGEGMVESIAHGWEKDRVLLSAAQLATLPLVEDDGLE, encoded by the coding sequence ATGGCGCGTCCACACACCGGTCAACTGCTCGCCCGGTTCGCTCGACCCACCGCAGCCGAGCCGACGCGCATCGCCATCCTCTCGGATGTCCACCTCGCGACCGACGCGACCGGCACCTGGAAAGTCTTTCACCGCACCGAACGCCACCTCCGAGCCGCTGTCTCGGCGGTCAATGACCGCGCGTTCGACGGCGTCGTCGTCGCGGGCGACCTGACGCGAAACGGGACGCCGTCCGAGTTCGATCTGTTCGACGACCTCGACGAGTTCGACCCGCCCGTGGTCGCAGTCCCCGGCAACCACGACTTCCCGACGACGTTCGACGAACACGACTCACTGCCCATCCGGTCGTTCGAGGACCGGTACACCCCCGACGGGCTGCCGTTTCACGTCCAGTTCGGCGACCTCCACGTCTTCGGACTCGACAGCCACGCCGCGACCCCCGGTTCACCCGCCGAGACCTGGGACGGCCGCATCGATTCGGCACAGCTCATGTGGCTCGACGAGGCCCTCTCCGCCGCAGACCCCGACACGTCCATGGTCGTCGTCCACCACAACCTGCCCGCGACGGGTGACCTCTACGAACGCTACCGCGCCGAACTCCCCGTCGAGGGCACCGTTCCCGGCTTCACCAACCCCGAACCGCTGGTCGAACTGCTCGTCCAGCACGACGTCTCGCTCGTCGTCACCGGCCACCTCCACTTCTCCGCCGTCGAACGGGCCGACGGCGTCACCGAACTCACCGTCCCCGCTGTCTCCTCGTTCCCTCACGCCCTCGTCGCACTCGAGTCCGACCCGCGCGGGACGACAGTACGATTGGTGCCGTTGACCGACGGGGAAGGGATGGTCGAGTCGATTGCCCACGGCTGGGAGAAGGATCGGGTGTTGCTGTCGGCGGCGCAGCTGGCGACGCTGCCGCTGGTCGAGGACGATGGACTCGAGTAG
- a CDS encoding amidohydrolase family protein encodes MTSDLAITNTLALTMGDGRLGIVDDATIALKDGDLTYVGPANEFDGNPARTIDGTGRVVLPGLVNVHAHTGLTLLRGGAQDVPEIEWMNRALGPLSEAMTTDDEIAGARLGVLEALRSGVTTVGEYAADVSDLVDAVYDPMGVRVVAAETINAVDDAAADLGPDEPYPLDEEQGWAGLERNEDLFDTYADHDRVSCLYGPQALDMVPPELLEEIRDRAVEHDRDIHMHVAQGEREHRQIQARYGADETTVSVLDDLGIVSERLLAAHLHNATPAEREHLADAGVRMAANPSSIAAIDGITPPIAEYREYGGVAGIGTDQAPGPGGHDFLRELRTTALLAKTKRTDPTAFPAWEALRVATIEGAKTLGIDDRVGSLEAGKRADLVVLDLDHPSTAPVVSEPLQTAVPNLIYGANAGLVDTVVVEGEVVLENGMVTTVDEEAVLESANERAAAVFDRAGDAWRAADSELVGRVADGWL; translated from the coding sequence ATGACCAGTGACCTTGCGATCACGAACACGCTCGCACTCACAATGGGCGACGGCCGGCTCGGAATCGTCGACGACGCGACAATCGCCCTCAAGGACGGTGATCTCACCTACGTTGGACCCGCCAACGAGTTCGACGGCAACCCGGCGCGAACCATCGACGGCACCGGTCGGGTCGTGCTGCCCGGACTGGTGAACGTCCACGCCCATACCGGCCTGACGCTGCTTCGCGGCGGCGCACAGGACGTGCCCGAAATCGAGTGGATGAACCGCGCGCTCGGCCCGCTCTCGGAGGCGATGACGACCGACGACGAGATCGCCGGCGCGCGACTCGGTGTTCTCGAGGCGCTGCGATCGGGGGTGACCACTGTCGGCGAGTACGCAGCAGACGTTTCGGACCTCGTCGACGCGGTCTACGATCCGATGGGCGTCCGCGTCGTTGCCGCGGAGACGATCAACGCCGTCGACGACGCCGCAGCCGACCTCGGCCCGGACGAACCGTACCCGCTCGACGAGGAGCAAGGCTGGGCGGGACTCGAACGCAACGAAGATCTGTTCGACACGTACGCCGACCACGACCGCGTCTCGTGTCTCTACGGGCCGCAGGCGCTCGACATGGTCCCGCCCGAACTACTCGAGGAGATCCGCGACCGCGCCGTCGAGCACGACCGGGACATCCACATGCATGTCGCGCAGGGCGAGCGCGAGCACCGCCAGATTCAGGCCCGCTACGGCGCGGACGAGACGACCGTCAGCGTTCTCGACGATCTCGGAATCGTCTCGGAGCGACTGCTCGCCGCGCACCTCCACAACGCCACGCCCGCAGAACGCGAGCACCTCGCCGACGCCGGCGTGCGGATGGCCGCAAATCCAAGTTCGATCGCCGCCATCGACGGCATCACCCCACCGATCGCCGAGTACCGAGAGTACGGCGGCGTCGCCGGCATCGGAACGGATCAGGCTCCCGGTCCGGGCGGGCACGACTTCCTGCGAGAGTTGCGGACCACGGCGCTGCTCGCGAAGACCAAGCGGACCGATCCGACCGCGTTTCCCGCGTGGGAGGCGCTTCGCGTCGCGACCATCGAGGGCGCGAAGACGCTGGGGATCGACGACCGCGTGGGCTCACTCGAGGCCGGCAAACGCGCCGATCTCGTCGTGCTCGACCTCGACCACCCCTCGACCGCACCCGTCGTCTCCGAGCCGCTGCAGACGGCCGTGCCGAATCTGATCTACGGCGCGAACGCCGGTCTCGTCGACACAGTCGTCGTCGAGGGCGAGGTGGTACTCGAGAACGGCATGGTCACGACGGTCGACGAGGAGGCGGTACTCGAGTCGGCGAACGAGCGCGCTGCGGCAGTCTTCGATCGTGCGGGTGATGCGTGGCGCGCGGCAGATTCCGAACTCGTGGGTCGAGTGGCGGACGGCTGGCTCTGA